TATCGTGCGCTCCTGGCTGCATAGCTTAACAAGAAATATAAATGACAATATCATATAAGAGTTTATAAGTAGGAGTATAGGGTTAGCAAAGATTAGCGGCAGATACATAGGACCGGGTGTAGCCAGAAATCCTAAAGGACCATATGTAAAAATGATGTCTTTCCCAAATATTAATCTGTGTTCGAAGGCATAGTTCATTGCAAACTGCCAGGATGGGTCAAGTCCTGATCCAAAGGGCACAATAATAATATAGAAAGTAAAGAAAAAAAGAATTACAAATGCAAATGCCCCTTCGCTGAGCTTGAGATTGTCTTTCAGGGAAAAAGCGCTAAACTTTGATCTCAAAGAGCTTAGTATTTTTTGGCTGTCAACAGATGGTAATATTTCTTTTTTCAACACGCCCTCCTAAAATTATTTCTATTAAACTTAAACATTATACAAAAAACTATTAATTGTCATTTAATTTTTAAAATTGCTAATAAACTAAAATATCGCTTATAATAAACTTATATATTTTTTCACTTTCAATACACAGCGTTTATGAAAGGAGAACTTAATGGTAAGAGTTCGTTTTGCTCCATCTCCTACAGGTGCGCTCCACATTGGAGGAGCTCACACCGCGCTCTTTAACTATCTTTTTGCAAGACGCCTTGACGGCAAATTTATCTTAAGGATTGAGGACACAGATACAGAAAGGTCATCTAAAGAATACGAGGCAATCATCTTAGAAAGCTTAAAGTGGTTGGGGATAGAGTGGGATGAGGGACCATATTATCAGTCAAAAAGATTAGATCTGTACAGAGAAAAGGCAAATGAACTCCTTAAAAAGGGCGTAGCTTACGAGTGTTTTTGTACCCCAGAAGAGCTTAAGGAAAGACGAGAAATGATGGTGAAGATGGGCAGGCCCCCAAAATATGACGGAAGATGTAGGGATCTTAGCGAAGAACAAAAAAGAGAACTAAGGGCAAAGGGCCTTAAACCTGCTCTCAGAATCAGAATCCCTGAGGGAAAGTCTTTTTTGCGTGATGCGGTAAAGGGCGAAGTTTCATGTTCCAACGATAGCCTAGGTGGGGATATGGTGATAATGAAATCAGACAATTATCCTACCTATAATTTTGCTGTGGTTGTAGATGACATAGACATGAACATTACTCACGTAATAAGAGGAGACGATCACCTTACAAATACGTTTAAACAAATGATAATTTATAAGGCCTTTGGCAAAGATTTGCCAAAATTTGCTCATATACCGCTTCTTTTGGGACCGGATAAGACGAAGCTTTCCAAAAGACACGGTGCAGCAAGTGTGCTGGAGTATAAAGAAATGGGATATCTCTCTGACGCCCTTTTCAACTTTCTCTCTCTCCTTGGGTGGACGCCGAAAGAGGGGCAGGAGATATTTTCCAGAGATGAACTGATCTCTATGTTTTGTCTTGCGAAACTTAATTCTAATCCTGCGGTATTTGACATAAAGAGGTTGGAGTGGATGAATTCTCAGTATATAAAGAACATGGACGACTCAAAGCTGTTTGACCTTGCTAAACCATTTTATGAAAAGGCAAAGATAAATGTAATAAAGGACGACTATACTCTGCGTGCCATAAATTTAGGCAAGGTTAGAGCAAAGACTTTAGAGGATCTGGTGAATACAACTAAGTATTTCTTTATAGATCCAGAACTGACCTCTCCAGAAGTGGAAAATATAAAATCAAATAAGTCAACCCTTTTACTTTTGAATAGATTTCTTGAGCTAGTAAATAGTAACTATGAATCTCATACAGATTTAGAAAACAAATCAAGAGAGATGGCAGTTTCTATGAATCTTTCTTTTAAAGACCTCGTTCATCCACTTAGGCTTATATTAACAGGAATGAAGGTAGGCCCAGGACTATTTGAAGTAGTAGATGCGCTTGGTAGGGATAAAGTTATAAAAAGGGTTTCAAAATTTCTAAGTGAGTCTTAGAGGATTATATTGAAACTTGAAGAATATCTGATATACCCCAGGGTAAAGGTTTTTGTAATAGCGCTCTTTATAATATTGTTTTTGCTTGTGCTGTGGATTTTTAAGGGTATATTGATACTCTTTTTTATCTCCCTTTTACTTGCCTATCTAATAGAGCCCCTTTTCAAAACAATACTGCGCTTTCAGAAAAACAGAGTAATTTCTCTTATTTTGTCATATATTATAATATTTGTTTTTTTGGGAAGTATAGGAATAGTTCTTATTTTCGGTCTTTCCAATGAGCTAAGGAGTATAGCAAGGCACTTGCCTATCTACTTTGAAAACATTAAGAACTATCTTGATAGCTTGCAGAAATTTTTAAATTCGTTTTCTATTCCAATTGATATAAGGTCTAGTTTTAACGGGATTTTTTTATCCCAGGAGTATATTCAAACTCACCC
Above is a genomic segment from Thermodesulfobium narugense DSM 14796 containing:
- the gltX gene encoding glutamate--tRNA ligase, with translation MVRVRFAPSPTGALHIGGAHTALFNYLFARRLDGKFILRIEDTDTERSSKEYEAIILESLKWLGIEWDEGPYYQSKRLDLYREKANELLKKGVAYECFCTPEELKERREMMVKMGRPPKYDGRCRDLSEEQKRELRAKGLKPALRIRIPEGKSFLRDAVKGEVSCSNDSLGGDMVIMKSDNYPTYNFAVVVDDIDMNITHVIRGDDHLTNTFKQMIIYKAFGKDLPKFAHIPLLLGPDKTKLSKRHGAASVLEYKEMGYLSDALFNFLSLLGWTPKEGQEIFSRDELISMFCLAKLNSNPAVFDIKRLEWMNSQYIKNMDDSKLFDLAKPFYEKAKINVIKDDYTLRAINLGKVRAKTLEDLVNTTKYFFIDPELTSPEVENIKSNKSTLLLLNRFLELVNSNYESHTDLENKSREMAVSMNLSFKDLVHPLRLILTGMKVGPGLFEVVDALGRDKVIKRVSKFLSES